In the Desulfuromonas sp. DDH964 genome, GCGGCAAGGCGCTCCGCCTCGACTTCCGGGTGCGGCGCCAGCGGCTCGAAGGGTCCGACCTCCCAGTGCGGGAAATGGAAGATTTCGCCGCTGCGGCCATGACAGAAGGCAAGATCCGCCGCCAGCCGGGCCGCTTCCTTCTGTCCGGCGGTCAGAATCAGCAGGGTTTCATTGCTGGCCGCCAGCAGCCCGGCCAGCAGCCAGGCGCCGCTGGTGCCGACCAGGCCGAGAACCTCGCTGCGCCCCCGAGTGGCGAGCACCCCCTCGACAAAGGCTTTGCGGGTGGCGTGGGCAACCTGATGATGGTCGATCGGATTCGAATCCATGGTCAAGGGCCATGCCCCGGTTGGGCAGCGCGGCACTCCTCTGGTCTGGCAGGCAAAGAGACGGGGCGTGCCAGTGCACGCCCCTGAAAAAGATCGGTTGGTTGGTGACTAGTCCCGCGGCACCGCGAGCATCCGCTCCAGGCTTCCCCGGGCGCGAGCGGCGACATCGGCGGGAACGGTAATCTGCGGGCTCATATGCTGCAGGCAGCTGAGGACATCCTCCAGGGAGGTCAGCTTCATGTTCGGACAGATCAGGCGTGAGGTCGGCAGGATGAAGCTCTTCTCCGGGTTCTCGCGCCGCAACCGGTAAAGGATGCCGGCCTCGGTGCCGACGATGAACTTCTGTGCCGGACTGGTCCTGACGTAATCATACATGCCGCTGGTCGAACAGATGTGGTGGGCACGCCGGAGGATTTCGGGCGCACACTCGGGATGGGCCAAAAAGAGCGCATCGGGGTGTTCGGCCAGAGCCCGCTCGACGTCGGCGACCTGGAGCCGCTCATGGGTCGGACAGTAGCCGTCCCAGAAATAGCAGGTCTTGCTCGTCTGGCCGGCGATGTAGCGCCCGAGGTTGCGGTCGGGGACGAGGAGCACCTCGTCGGCGTCGAGGGAATTGACCACCCGCACCGCGTTGGCGCTGGTGCAGCAGATGTCGCTCTCGGCTTTGACGGCGGCGCTGGAATTGACGTAGGTGACGACCGTCGCCCCGGGATGTCTGGTTTTCATCGCCCGCAGGCCTTCGGCCGTGACCATGTCGGCCATCGGGCAGCCGGCATCGGGCCTGGGGAGGAGGACAATTTTGTCCGGCGCCAGGAT is a window encoding:
- the nadA gene encoding quinolinate synthase NadA yields the protein MKSQQEIKDEIRRLARERNALLLAHNYQRDEIQELADITGDSLGLSLEAARTDRAVIVFCGVHFMAESAAILAPDKIVLLPRPDAGCPMADMVTAEGLRAMKTRHPGATVVTYVNSSAAVKAESDICCTSANAVRVVNSLDADEVLLVPDRNLGRYIAGQTSKTCYFWDGYCPTHERLQVADVERALAEHPDALFLAHPECAPEILRRAHHICSTSGMYDYVRTSPAQKFIVGTEAGILYRLRRENPEKSFILPTSRLICPNMKLTSLEDVLSCLQHMSPQITVPADVAARARGSLERMLAVPRD